In Dyadobacter sp. NIV53, a single window of DNA contains:
- a CDS encoding response regulator, whose protein sequence is MTSSLSLKKILLADDDGDDRWFFLDFLKNRADIVILSSVTNGAELIAYLEAIKNEIDFPHLIILDQNMPKLNGKETLSALRADTRYNKIDIVIYSTYADQKLIQECTGLGAIMVLAKPVSFEGYNQMISSILSVI, encoded by the coding sequence ATGACCTCTTCTTTATCTCTCAAAAAAATATTATTAGCAGATGATGACGGAGACGATCGATGGTTTTTTCTGGATTTTTTGAAAAACCGGGCTGATATAGTTATACTTTCAAGTGTAACCAACGGTGCCGAACTCATTGCTTATCTGGAAGCTATTAAAAATGAGATTGATTTTCCGCATTTGATCATTCTGGACCAGAATATGCCTAAACTGAACGGGAAAGAAACATTGTCTGCACTGAGAGCTGATACAAGATACAATAAAATTGATATCGTCATTTATTCCACTTATGCTGATCAGAAGCTTATTCAGGAATGTACCGGTTTGGGTGCAATCATGGTATTGGCCAAACCGGTTTCCTTTGAAGGATATAACCAAATGATCAGTAGTATTCTAAGTGTAATCTGA